One window from the genome of Corynebacterium sp. SCR221107 encodes:
- the cobJ gene encoding precorrin-3B C(17)-methyltransferase, protein MSANDATGATGRLIGVGVGPGDPELLTLKAVSAIAAADVIAFHARPNGTSTARAIAEQHFRGDQILELLEYPVTTGITDHPGGYAGAMADFYLEAAARLRAHLDAGRTVAVLALGDPMLYSSFQHLHRMLADDFPTDVIPGIPSVTAAADLIQMPLAEEDELLSIIPATLSLPELAAALRMCDSAVVMKLGRNFDKVKNAMIDAGVADRAMVAIRVGMDDQRYVPLNEASADDIPYFSVAVVPSRTADVKAGSDEAAPAAMGEVVVVGLGPGADRWTTAESARELAAATDIVGYSTYVNRVPSRPGQRRHLSDNKVEAQRAAMALDLAKRGRRVAVVSSGDPGVFAMAAAVLETADDDAWRDVPVRVIPGMTAAQAVASRVGAPLGHDFGMISLSDRLKPFEMVEKRVRALAAADMAFAVYNPASKERRWQIAKLAEIVAEYQAPETPVIVARAVGSDKENVTITTLADFDPEIVDMRTMVIMGASTTRAYDSPANGTRVFTSRRYEK, encoded by the coding sequence GTGAGCGCAAACGATGCCACCGGGGCGACCGGCCGTCTCATCGGCGTCGGCGTTGGCCCGGGCGATCCGGAGCTGTTGACGCTCAAAGCAGTGTCGGCGATTGCGGCCGCGGACGTCATTGCCTTCCACGCTCGCCCCAACGGCACTTCGACCGCACGCGCCATCGCCGAGCAGCATTTCCGCGGTGATCAGATCCTTGAGCTGTTGGAATACCCCGTGACCACGGGGATTACCGATCATCCCGGGGGCTATGCCGGGGCCATGGCCGATTTCTATCTCGAGGCAGCCGCCCGTCTGCGCGCACATCTTGACGCCGGGCGCACCGTCGCCGTGCTGGCATTGGGTGATCCTATGCTCTACAGCTCCTTCCAGCACTTACATCGCATGCTTGCCGACGACTTCCCCACCGACGTCATCCCCGGCATCCCATCCGTTACGGCCGCAGCCGACCTCATCCAAATGCCTTTGGCGGAGGAGGACGAACTGTTATCGATCATTCCGGCCACGCTGAGCCTGCCGGAATTGGCCGCCGCGCTGCGCATGTGCGACTCAGCCGTGGTGATGAAACTCGGCCGAAACTTTGACAAGGTCAAAAACGCGATGATCGATGCTGGTGTTGCCGATCGCGCGATGGTGGCCATTCGCGTGGGAATGGATGACCAGCGCTATGTGCCCCTTAATGAGGCGAGTGCGGATGACATCCCCTATTTCTCCGTGGCGGTTGTGCCTTCTCGCACCGCCGACGTAAAGGCGGGTTCCGATGAGGCGGCACCTGCTGCGATGGGAGAGGTCGTGGTCGTCGGTCTTGGCCCCGGCGCGGATCGCTGGACCACCGCCGAATCGGCCCGTGAGCTCGCCGCGGCGACCGATATCGTGGGTTACTCCACCTATGTCAATCGCGTGCCGTCCCGGCCTGGTCAGCGCCGTCACTTAAGCGATAACAAGGTGGAGGCGCAGCGTGCCGCGATGGCTTTGGATCTGGCCAAGCGCGGTCGTCGCGTTGCGGTGGTTTCCTCTGGTGATCCCGGTGTGTTCGCGATGGCGGCGGCGGTACTAGAAACCGCCGATGATGATGCCTGGCGTGATGTTCCGGTGCGCGTGATTCCGGGTATGACCGCCGCTCAGGCGGTCGCCTCGCGAGTCGGTGCTCCGCTCGGCCATGACTTTGGCATGATCTCGTTGTCCGATCGGCTCAAGCCCTTTGAGATGGTGGAAAAGCGGGTTCGCGCACTCGCTGCAGCCGATATGGCGTTTGCCGTCTACAATCCCGCTTCCAAGGAACGTCGCTGGCAGATTGCCAAGCTTGCTGAGATCGTCGCCGAGTATCAGGCTCCTGAGACCCCGGTGATCGTTGCCCGCGCGGTCGGTTCCGACAAGGAGAACGTCACCATCACCACCCTGGCGGATTTCGATCCGGAGATCGTGGATATGCGCACGATGGTCATCATGGGCGCCTCCACGACGCGCGCGTATGACTCCCCCGCCAATGGCACCCGCGTTTTTACCTCCCGCCGATATGAAAAGTAG
- the cbiE gene encoding precorrin-6y C5,15-methyltransferase (decarboxylating) subunit CbiE, translating to MTPPAASSASQATSVLRTVDGHDVAGQDFVAIVGIGAGGFIDLSHPAQKALIRAEVIVGSWRQLNLLPEDLHAERRPWPSPLVPAIRPLFDELEGRRIAVLASGDPMFHGIGTTLTRMLPEIDFEVYPQPSSASLACARLHWPVDATPVHSLVTNPLSCLHTAIDSGERFLVLGRNENSPGEICALLSERGNGKAKVWVLSDLGGPQEQVVETTADAPPKPASTLNVIAVEPVTAGQSLVPGLADDNYLTDGQLTKQHIRALSVAALRPRNTDTLWDIGGGSGSIAIEFLRATTRSRAICFESHPTRAQTIHDNATRLGVVSRLAVQKGAPESFGSVPDTPDVIFIGGGLTHPGVFEQAWERLKPGGRLVANAVTIESEHMLIELWRTHGGNLARFEISNQYQIGSFHAFKPALPVTQWAVTKPAGPRS from the coding sequence ATGACCCCACCTGCAGCATCTTCGGCATCACAGGCAACTTCGGTATTGCGCACCGTCGACGGGCACGATGTGGCCGGCCAAGATTTCGTTGCGATCGTGGGAATCGGCGCCGGGGGCTTTATCGACCTTTCCCACCCGGCACAAAAGGCCCTTATCCGAGCCGAGGTCATCGTCGGTTCGTGGCGGCAGCTCAACCTGCTGCCGGAGGACCTTCATGCCGAGCGCCGACCGTGGCCCTCGCCGCTGGTACCGGCCATTCGTCCTCTTTTCGATGAGCTCGAGGGACGCCGCATCGCGGTGCTTGCCTCGGGGGATCCGATGTTCCACGGCATCGGTACCACGCTGACTCGCATGCTTCCGGAGATCGACTTCGAGGTGTACCCGCAGCCGTCCAGTGCCTCTCTGGCGTGCGCCCGCCTGCACTGGCCAGTGGATGCCACCCCCGTGCATTCCCTCGTCACCAATCCGCTGAGTTGTTTACACACAGCCATCGATTCAGGCGAGCGCTTCCTCGTGCTCGGCAGAAATGAGAATTCCCCCGGCGAGATCTGCGCGCTCTTATCGGAACGCGGCAATGGGAAGGCGAAGGTGTGGGTCTTATCCGATCTCGGCGGCCCGCAAGAACAGGTGGTGGAAACCACGGCGGATGCACCCCCTAAGCCTGCGAGCACCCTTAATGTCATCGCCGTGGAACCAGTCACGGCCGGGCAGTCGCTGGTGCCCGGACTTGCCGACGACAACTACCTCACGGATGGCCAGTTAACCAAGCAGCATATCCGTGCGCTGTCGGTGGCAGCGCTTCGCCCACGCAACACCGATACGCTCTGGGACATCGGCGGCGGTTCCGGCTCCATCGCCATCGAATTTCTCCGGGCGACCACCCGTTCACGGGCAATCTGTTTTGAATCCCACCCCACACGCGCGCAGACGATTCACGATAACGCCACCCGGCTGGGCGTTGTCTCACGCTTGGCCGTGCAAAAGGGTGCACCGGAGTCCTTCGGATCCGTACCAGATACCCCGGATGTCATCTTCATCGGCGGTGGTCTTACGCATCCCGGGGTATTCGAGCAGGCCTGGGAGCGTCTCAAGCCCGGCGGGCGGCTCGTGGCCAATGCCGTAACGATCGAATCGGAGCACATGCTCATCGAGCTTTGGCGCACACATGGCGGCAACCTGGCGCGCTTTGAGATCTCCAATCAGTACCAGATCGGCTCCTTCCACGCCTTTAAGCCCGCACTGCCTGTGACGCAATGGGCGGTGACCAAACCTGCCGGGCCGCGCAGCTAG
- a CDS encoding cobalt-precorrin-6A reductase codes for MRALILGGTGEARAVAKLLVDSGWHVTSSLAGRVSNPALPVGEVRIGGFGGPAGLVTWLIDNGVEVVIDATHPFAERISLSASEATRATGIPLIALHRPAWQPQPRDKWIPVASMEEAARVAARDFHHVFVTIGRQQLAPFAADPHNLYVIRTVEPPEVPLPPRHRLVQSRGPFTVDDEKKLMRDNQIDCVVTKNSGGAMTQAKLTAARELGIPVIMVQRPALPQVTFEAHTPEEVMELVSRL; via the coding sequence GTGCGCGCACTGATCCTCGGCGGCACGGGCGAGGCCCGGGCCGTGGCCAAGCTCTTGGTGGATTCAGGCTGGCATGTCACCAGCTCGCTGGCGGGTCGGGTGTCCAATCCGGCGTTGCCGGTCGGCGAGGTTCGCATCGGTGGCTTCGGCGGCCCGGCGGGCTTGGTGACTTGGTTAATCGACAATGGGGTAGAAGTCGTGATAGATGCTACCCATCCCTTTGCCGAGCGCATCAGCCTATCGGCCTCAGAGGCAACCCGCGCCACCGGAATTCCGCTGATCGCGTTGCACCGCCCCGCATGGCAGCCACAGCCGCGGGACAAGTGGATTCCGGTGGCTTCCATGGAAGAAGCCGCACGAGTCGCCGCCCGCGATTTCCATCACGTGTTTGTGACCATCGGCCGCCAGCAGCTGGCGCCTTTCGCCGCTGACCCGCACAACCTGTATGTCATCCGCACCGTGGAACCGCCCGAGGTCCCTTTGCCGCCACGCCACCGGCTTGTTCAATCGCGGGGGCCATTTACGGTAGATGATGAGAAAAAGCTCATGCGTGATAATCAGATCGACTGCGTGGTCACGAAGAATTCCGGGGGCGCGATGACCCAGGCCAAGCTCACGGCCGCACGGGAGCTGGGAATTCCGGTGATCATGGTGCAGCGACCAGCGCTCCCACAGGTCACCTTTGAGGCCCACACGCCTGAAGAGGTGATGGAGCTTGTTTCACGGCTGTAA
- a CDS encoding SDR family NAD(P)-dependent oxidoreductase has translation MAATTNAQPFDDTIPTVLLLGATSDIGGELVARLCQGKRVVLAARRVDALAPLEGTLMAQGAISVVKHHFDATTDIVATAEDAVNPATGLRGIVEGIANLECAIVAFGILGDQTLAEHSEAHAYEIAHVDYALQVAALTVLADAALKQPQPATLVAFSSIAGWRARKANYVYGSTKAGLDAFCQGLADRLHGTNVRLITARPGFVIGSMTQGMKPAPLSSTPAQVADAIAAAIAGSDKPGLPSSRKASVTLWIPRRLQVLAWVMKLVPRPVWRMMPR, from the coding sequence ATGGCGGCAACCACCAATGCGCAGCCCTTCGACGACACCATTCCCACCGTGCTGCTGTTGGGCGCCACCTCAGACATCGGCGGCGAGCTTGTCGCCCGTTTGTGCCAGGGGAAAAGGGTCGTGCTGGCCGCGCGCCGGGTCGATGCGCTCGCCCCGCTAGAAGGCACGCTTATGGCGCAAGGGGCCATTTCGGTGGTCAAGCATCACTTCGACGCAACGACCGACATCGTCGCTACCGCCGAGGACGCAGTCAACCCAGCAACCGGGCTGCGCGGAATTGTCGAAGGCATTGCCAACCTCGAGTGCGCCATCGTGGCGTTTGGCATCCTCGGCGACCAAACGCTTGCGGAGCATTCCGAAGCACACGCTTATGAGATAGCCCACGTCGACTACGCGCTCCAGGTCGCGGCGCTGACGGTGCTCGCCGACGCCGCCTTGAAACAGCCCCAGCCTGCGACACTGGTGGCCTTTTCCTCGATCGCCGGCTGGCGTGCCCGTAAGGCCAACTACGTCTACGGCTCTACCAAGGCCGGGCTGGATGCGTTTTGTCAGGGGCTTGCCGATCGCCTCCACGGCACGAACGTGCGCCTGATTACTGCCCGGCCGGGTTTCGTCATCGGGTCTATGACGCAGGGAATGAAGCCTGCACCTTTGTCATCGACGCCGGCGCAGGTCGCCGACGCAATCGCAGCCGCCATCGCGGGCTCCGACAAGCCGGGGCTACCTAGCTCGAGGAAGGCATCGGTGACCCTGTGGATTCCTCGTCGCCTGCAGGTGCTGGCGTGGGTGATGAAGCTGGTCCCGCGGCCGGTGTGGCGGATGATGCCTCGATAA
- a CDS encoding acyltransferase family protein, with translation MHRAVVMDKRTTPVAFRRGRIDGLDGLRALAVGAVLAFHLDPELVPGGFIGVDVFFVVSGFLITTLLIREFNKTGAVDLVAFWQRRIRRLIPALVVTVLTSVSVTWLLSLFHDNARDLLYGIGRQLLGTATFTSNWLEIAAGSSYFDSRVPQLFSPFWSLAVEEQFYLFWPLLFLLSMRLVPAPRLRACIAVIIALASALRMALVYDPSGDATRVYYGTDTHLFGLMLGVAIAFEFSRFDAGLFGTRWWRQFGSLIGASGIGILFILFFLLGEAQPVTFYGGLGLASLASGMAIAGILSGPSRYTRILDLSFLRWIGERSYGIYIWHWPVILLLDVVVPTSPGSLGGFIVQIVAIAVTLGLSEASLRIVETPMRREGIRATLGSWRSQLPSNRLVQVGAAVTCLGMGATTVAAVTAPDMTSVEAAIQAEASQVAALKPTANPTPDTATQSHGDPSTREVDYTPPRGEELTIFGDSMAVTSVDGLVERWPGLHMDAESNRRWEDVIPIADALNAQSAIRRAVVFMLGTNWGIQDPVPVEGLIDRIQHGRTVVLVNSFGAGWEPQLTQQLQAITDKYPNVEVADWESVARGNPDKLQADGVHPDFAGIPLMAEVIAAAFDRLAARGETGATGRTAEIAPTSPPPAPPAPAAILPEVEQPAPSQQTPFIGEGPAEQIPPPAPAEQDPGIGEEPPTPRTGGGT, from the coding sequence ATGCATAGAGCAGTCGTGATGGATAAAAGGACCACACCGGTCGCCTTTCGCCGCGGCCGCATTGACGGCCTCGACGGGTTGCGTGCTTTGGCCGTGGGCGCTGTCCTCGCCTTTCACCTCGATCCGGAGCTTGTCCCCGGAGGCTTCATCGGTGTGGACGTCTTCTTTGTCGTCTCGGGTTTCCTCATTACCACGCTGCTTATACGCGAATTCAACAAAACGGGCGCGGTGGACCTTGTCGCTTTTTGGCAACGCCGCATTCGTCGCCTCATCCCCGCCCTGGTTGTCACCGTGTTGACCTCGGTGAGCGTGACGTGGCTTCTTTCGCTTTTTCATGACAATGCGAGAGATCTCCTTTATGGGATCGGCCGCCAGCTGCTTGGTACGGCAACTTTTACTTCCAATTGGCTCGAGATCGCTGCTGGCTCCTCTTACTTTGATTCACGCGTGCCGCAGTTGTTTTCCCCTTTTTGGTCACTAGCTGTGGAAGAACAGTTCTATCTCTTCTGGCCACTGCTGTTTCTGTTATCGATGAGGTTAGTTCCCGCTCCACGCCTGCGCGCTTGTATTGCCGTGATTATTGCGCTCGCCTCGGCGCTGAGAATGGCCCTTGTTTATGATCCCTCCGGCGATGCCACCCGCGTCTACTATGGCACGGACACGCATCTTTTCGGCCTCATGCTCGGAGTAGCCATCGCTTTTGAGTTTTCCCGCTTCGACGCCGGATTGTTCGGGACCCGGTGGTGGCGCCAATTCGGTTCCCTCATTGGTGCCAGCGGTATTGGAATCCTCTTCATCCTTTTCTTCCTGCTAGGGGAAGCGCAGCCTGTTACCTTCTACGGCGGATTAGGTTTGGCCTCGTTAGCCTCGGGCATGGCCATCGCGGGGATCCTAAGCGGTCCCAGCCGTTACACGCGCATCCTCGACCTGTCTTTCTTGCGGTGGATCGGTGAGCGCTCGTATGGCATCTACATTTGGCACTGGCCAGTTATCTTGCTGCTGGATGTCGTAGTACCGACCTCGCCCGGTTCCTTGGGTGGATTCATTGTCCAGATTGTCGCGATCGCGGTGACCCTTGGTCTTTCCGAGGCCTCCTTGCGCATTGTAGAAACCCCCATGCGCCGGGAAGGCATCCGTGCCACATTGGGCTCGTGGCGCAGCCAATTGCCGTCGAATCGGCTGGTCCAGGTGGGGGCCGCTGTAACCTGCCTGGGTATGGGTGCGACTACTGTAGCTGCCGTCACTGCCCCCGACATGACGTCGGTAGAGGCAGCGATCCAGGCTGAAGCATCCCAAGTGGCAGCGCTCAAACCCACCGCTAATCCCACGCCAGACACGGCAACGCAATCCCACGGTGATCCCAGTACGCGTGAGGTCGATTACACCCCGCCGCGCGGGGAGGAGTTAACCATCTTCGGCGATTCGATGGCCGTGACCTCGGTCGATGGTCTCGTCGAGCGCTGGCCAGGTCTGCACATGGATGCTGAGTCAAATCGCAGGTGGGAAGATGTCATCCCCATCGCCGACGCGCTCAACGCCCAGAGTGCGATCAGGCGCGCAGTTGTTTTCATGCTTGGAACCAACTGGGGTATCCAAGACCCGGTCCCTGTCGAGGGACTCATCGATCGCATTCAACACGGTCGCACAGTGGTCTTGGTGAACTCTTTCGGCGCTGGTTGGGAACCACAGCTGACCCAGCAACTGCAAGCCATCACCGACAAATATCCGAATGTCGAGGTTGCTGACTGGGAGTCTGTGGCACGAGGGAACCCGGACAAGCTCCAGGCCGATGGTGTTCATCCCGACTTCGCCGGGATTCCACTGATGGCCGAGGTCATCGCAGCTGCCTTCGATCGTCTTGCGGCCAGGGGCGAAACAGGAGCCACAGGCCGCACCGCCGAAATCGCGCCGACTTCCCCGCCCCCTGCCCCACCAGCACCTGCTGCAATCCTCCCTGAGGTGGAGCAACCAGCACCTTCACAACAAACCCCGTTCATCGGAGAAGGTCCTGCGGAACAAATCCCACCCCCAGCCCCCGCGGAACAAGATCCAGGCATTGGAGAAGAACCCCCAACCCCCCGCACCGGCGGAGGTACCTGA
- the cobM gene encoding precorrin-4 C(11)-methyltransferase yields MTVYFIGAGPGAEDLLTLRADRLIRRCPVCLYAGSIVPPEVLENTPEGATVINTARMPLDEITKVIQQATEEGKDVARLHSGDPSIYSAVAEQARRLVELGIDYEIVPGVASFSAAAAVLGHELTVPTVGQTVILTRVSGRASAMPEGEDLATLGASRATLVIHLAAHDIDRVVEELQPNYGKECPVAVVAYASRPEQQVVRGTLVDIASKVKEAGITRTAVIIVGNVLGAEGFPDSFLYSDDRPRDEHGRTIPCAH; encoded by the coding sequence ATGACCGTGTACTTCATTGGCGCCGGCCCCGGCGCTGAGGATCTGTTGACTCTTCGTGCCGACCGCCTCATCCGCCGCTGCCCGGTGTGCCTCTATGCGGGTTCCATCGTCCCGCCGGAGGTCTTGGAAAACACCCCGGAAGGGGCCACCGTCATCAACACCGCCCGCATGCCTTTGGATGAAATTACCAAGGTGATTCAGCAGGCAACCGAGGAAGGCAAGGATGTTGCCCGCCTCCACTCGGGCGATCCAAGCATCTACTCCGCTGTAGCTGAGCAGGCCCGCAGGCTCGTGGAACTGGGCATTGACTATGAGATCGTGCCAGGTGTGGCCTCCTTTAGCGCCGCCGCCGCGGTGTTGGGCCATGAGCTCACCGTCCCCACGGTGGGGCAGACCGTGATCCTCACCCGCGTGTCTGGGCGTGCCTCCGCCATGCCGGAAGGTGAAGACCTAGCCACCTTGGGTGCATCGAGGGCGACACTGGTCATCCACCTCGCCGCCCACGACATCGACCGGGTTGTCGAGGAGCTGCAACCGAATTATGGCAAGGAGTGTCCGGTTGCGGTGGTGGCCTATGCCTCCCGCCCCGAGCAGCAGGTCGTGCGCGGCACGCTGGTCGATATCGCAAGCAAGGTCAAAGAAGCTGGCATCACCCGTACCGCGGTGATTATCGTCGGCAATGTCCTGGGCGCCGAGGGCTTCCCAGATTCCTTCCTGTATTCCGATGATCGCCCCCGTGATGAGCATGGAAGGACGATTCCGTGCGCGCACTGA
- a CDS encoding M24 family metallopeptidase — translation MRSFSTTVYANRIQQAQRLCESKKLDGVIIGTGAQLAYLTGSWASTHERLTALVIPATGAPRFILPQVDRASLTHSPLGSLDLDFYGWVDGDNPYEIAAAAFVGKHDVTIGVGSDLSAHHLLTLQALLPGATFALATSVLAEMFVAKDPAEIAELERAGKAIDRVHAQVPALLQAGRTEREVAADIERLILSEHELVDFIIVGSQANGANPHHDYSDRVLETGDMVVVDIGGSLDTGYHSDCTRTYCVGGPNALAGNPHAALAKDLYDVLFEAQQAAVDAVRPGARAEDIDRAAREIIQRAGYGDDFIHRTGHGIGLSTHEEPFIIEGNALVLEEGMAFSVEPGIYIEGKVGARIEDIVVVTATGCRQLNNQPRNLL, via the coding sequence ATGCGAAGCTTTTCCACCACCGTGTACGCCAACCGCATTCAGCAGGCGCAACGCCTGTGCGAGAGCAAGAAGCTCGACGGAGTTATCATCGGCACCGGCGCACAGCTTGCCTATCTTACTGGCTCCTGGGCCAGCACTCATGAGCGACTGACCGCGCTCGTCATTCCCGCCACGGGCGCGCCTCGTTTCATCCTTCCGCAGGTTGATCGCGCAAGCCTCACGCACTCGCCACTAGGCAGCCTCGACCTTGATTTCTACGGCTGGGTCGACGGCGACAACCCCTATGAAATTGCGGCGGCTGCGTTCGTCGGCAAGCATGATGTGACCATCGGCGTGGGCTCCGATCTGAGCGCGCACCACCTGCTCACGCTTCAGGCGCTGCTGCCAGGTGCCACCTTCGCGCTGGCAACCTCCGTGCTGGCGGAGATGTTCGTGGCCAAAGACCCCGCCGAAATTGCTGAACTCGAGCGCGCGGGTAAAGCCATCGACCGCGTCCACGCGCAGGTGCCCGCGCTGCTGCAGGCAGGACGCACCGAACGCGAGGTCGCAGCCGACATCGAAAGGCTCATCCTCTCAGAACACGAGCTCGTTGACTTCATCATCGTCGGCTCCCAAGCAAACGGCGCCAACCCGCATCACGACTACTCGGATCGCGTGCTTGAAACCGGCGACATGGTTGTCGTTGACATCGGAGGCAGCCTCGATACCGGCTACCACTCGGACTGCACCCGCACCTATTGCGTCGGCGGCCCCAACGCGCTGGCCGGAAACCCCCACGCCGCGCTAGCCAAGGACCTCTACGACGTGCTCTTCGAGGCCCAACAAGCCGCCGTGGACGCCGTGCGCCCAGGGGCTCGCGCCGAAGACATCGACCGCGCCGCCCGGGAGATCATTCAACGGGCAGGCTATGGCGATGATTTCATCCACCGCACCGGCCACGGCATTGGGCTTTCCACCCACGAAGAACCCTTCATCATCGAAGGAAACGCCCTCGTGCTCGAAGAAGGCATGGCCTTTTCCGTGGAGCCGGGCATCTACATCGAAGGCAAGGTCGGCGCCCGCATCGAGGACATCGTCGTGGTCACCGCCACCGGCTGCAGGCAGCTCAACAACCAGCCGAGGAACCTCCTGTAA